The sequence CAAGGGATAGGTCGCAATGCCGTAAGTCGAATTTCGGTTGACCTCCGCCTCGAAAACGTTCGTTCCTCCGTGTACGACGAGTTCATATCCTCCCGAACTCGTATTTCCGGCTAAGGCGGCCCAATTCCAGAAAGAGGACCAGTTGTCGTTTTGCGCCCATAGCGACAACGTAACGGCGGCCGTTGGTTTGAGCAAAGCGGAGGAGCCCAAGTCGATATGGTCATCCACCCCATCAAATGCCATCGCGCTCCCCGACTGTCCAAACCGGTTCGCAGTAGGCGTAGGATTTCCGATAATTGTTCCATTCAAAGCATTGACGCTGACATCATTGGCATTTCCATCCAATGGATAATGAGCGATAATTCCGAGCTGCGCATGCCCCAAAAATGCCCAAACAAACAGCACAATGAAAGTGGTAATCGTTCTTGTCTTCATCTTCACCTCAGTATTTAGACGATAGAAATTGTGATTTTAACCGCAATTTCAGGACCTACTGCTCGCGACAACAGTACGGACATCAGGACCAAGATTGAGATTCGGCAATTCCAAGAATGAGATTTGGCAGTTCGTGGTAAATCTGGATATGTAACCATCACAGAACCAAAGGCCGTTGACTGAAGGTTGGAAGAGGAAACGGTTGAGGATTCAATGGACTTCGAATCTTGATGCTTCGAGGTCATTTGGCAAAAAACGGGGGTCCAAGTTCCCACGAAGCTTGAAGATGATTCCCCGAAATCAGTGATTCTCTTGGGCTTTGTACAAAACAAAACTTGCCTCCCCGCAACCGGGGAGGCAAGCCTTTCCAACGCTTTGTATCGAATGGAAATTAGTTCTTGGTAGCCTTCAAAGAGACTTTGTAGTCGATGTTGTCGCTGATGATCTTGTCGCCGATGGCGCCAGAGAGGCCGGAACCGTAGGTAACGCCCCAGTCGTTGCGGTTGATCGAGAAAGAAGCCTTGGCGGTAAGGTTCGTGCCTTCGACAACGACATTCGCAGGGAATTCGATGTTTTTGGTTTGATCCTTGATCGTCAAGTTGCCTTTGATCGTGTGCGTGGTGCTGTCGGTTTTGGCAGCAGTCGAACCGGTGATCTCAAACTTGGAGGTTGGGAACTTCTCAGCATCAAAGAAATCAGGGGAGGTCAAGTGACCTGCCAATTTAGCTGCTGCGTCGGCATCCTCAGTTCCGGTCTCCTTGAGCGACTTCATGTCAACAGCAAAGTTGCCTGCGGTGATGTTGCCATTCTCCACGGAGAGGCTACCTTCGGTGATGTTGATCACGCCGGTGTGGCCGTAGGCCAACTTGGCGCCATGCCATTGGAGTTCGCTTGCTGCGACATCAACTTTGAAAGTTGCAGCAGCTGCGCTCGCCGCTGCGACGGAGTCAGCATTGGTTGCGGTAGCGGTCGTAGCGGAATCTCCGCAAGATGCGAGTGCTACGGTTGCGAGGAATGCGAATGCGAAATACTTCAGTGTTTTCATTTTACTCTAGTTGTGAAAGAAATCAATTTTCAATTCGATGACAAAGATAGAAAACATTGCATGTACCTACATGCAATTTAACAAGAAACACAACTCAGTCACTTTTGTTCACAAATAGAAGTCAAGAAGAAGGAGCTCGACCGCCAAGGGACGCGATGCTCGGCAAGCCTTCATAAGCAAGCATTTGATCCAACCAAAGCTCATACCACTCAAGAAAAGTGAGACGTTTTGTGTTTTTGCGCAAATGATCAGGATAGATCCCACCTTCATTTTGGCGATCATCCACCCAAATCTTTCCGTACTCGGGACCATTCGTCACCAAATTGATGAATGTTCCACAGCCGTAGTTGGCGATGCGCAGTAGGCCATTGACCCATTTGGTATGGTAGTACACTTCTTGTTTCATCGTCGCACGAAGAACATGATCTTCGGGGAATTCCATGTTCCATGCCTCGGTGTACAGAAACGGTTTGCTCAGGTCGAGCAATTGATCGGCTTTGGGATCGTCGAGGTCATCGATTTTGCCGCTCTCCAATTGTAGCATTCCATAGTAGGGTCCTGCTCCACCGTTGCCAAGCTGCAAGAGGAAAGCGCGGTAATCCGGAGGCAAACGGATCCCGTTCTGTTGCTCAAACCAAGCTACCTCGTCTTCCCTCTTGGGTGGATTCAGCTTGTAGTGATGCTGACTTGCCCCAAATAAAAAATGGTCCTCGTCCCGCAAAAATAATAAATTTATTTTTGACTGAATTCGAATGAGTTGCGTTTTAAATTCCACATTTAAATACTTAATATGAATGGCGTATTATTCCTTTTGAGAATGCTACAGCAAGATAATCGAATGAACGATAGGTTCGTCAAATCGATTGGCCCAAAGCGACAAAAGTCTCGGAGAAATTTACGATTATTGGGAACTCTAAAATGCCAATGCCCCCATGAAGGTTTCCTACTACACGCTCCCGCCACCACCTGCACTCGCCGGGATTGTACGTTTTTTTTGGGTGTTTGAAATCCAAGGCATCGATGGGAATCCATACATCTATCGGTCGATGGCGGATGGTTGCGCCGAACTTGTCTTCCACTACAAGGGGCCATTTACAGAGCTAAAATCAAATAACCGCGGGGCGACTTTCAAGGCTTGTCTTCATTCGCAAACGATGCATCACAGACGATTTGAAGTATGCGAGGACTTCGGAATTTTTGGGGCCTACATTTTCCCGTTTGCACTGCCGCGTCTTTTTGGCTACCCTGCCTCTGCGCTTGCAAATGAAATGCCCGATTTGGTGGCGCTGATGGGGCAGGACGGGCGAATACTTGAGGAACGTATCCTCTCGGCCGATGATAATTTACAACGCACCGACATACTTTCCCTGTTCCTACTTCAGCGGCTTGCCGAAAATAGCATTCAGAATCAACGGACGCAACGCGCAGTGCAACTAATGATCCACCAAAAAGGCCAAATAAAAATCGACAAACTAGCTGATTCAATGGGGATTAGCCAGCGTCAACTAGAGCGTACATTCAAGGAATATGCGGGGTTCAGTCCCAAAACATTTGCACGAATACTGCGCTTTCAATCAGCGACCAATCATTATGGAACAACCAAAAAAACACTGACAGAAATCGCTTTGGATTGCGGTTACTATGATCAGTCACACTTCATTCACGACTTTAGTCAATTTTCGGGCTACACGCCAAGCGAATACTTTCTTGGGGTGCCGGAGGGAATAGAATACCGGGAAATTTAACCATGTCGAATTTTTACAATCTTCCCACCCTTGCACGTACCTACCTTTGAGGAAAATTAAAAATACTATGAATTCTCTCAATGTCCCCGAAGGCTACCAAGCGGTGATGCCTTACCTCATCCTCCACAATGCAAAGGATTTCATGGATTGGGCCATGAGCGTGCTCGATGCAACCGAAAAGATGCGTTCGCTACGTGATGACAACTCCACGATCGCCCATGCGGAGCTATTTATCGGTGAAAGCACCATCATGGTGGCGGAGGCTTCGGAGCAATGGACCGTGAATAACGCAGGGATGTTTGTGTATGTCGCCAATGCCGACGAGGCATATTCCCGTGCTTGGCGCATGGTGCAACGGCAATCATGGCGCCTGCGGACATGCCCTACGGAAGAAGTTGCGGAATCACCGATCCCTTCGGGAATGTGTGGTGGCCGACGCAGGCTATATAAATCCATCG comes from Bacteroidota bacterium and encodes:
- a CDS encoding YceI family protein, coding for MKTLKYFAFAFLATVALASCGDSATTATATNADSVAAASAAAATFKVDVAASELQWHGAKLAYGHTGVINITEGSLSVENGNITAGNFAVDMKSLKETGTEDADAAAKLAGHLTSPDFFDAEKFPTSKFEITGSTAAKTDSTTHTIKGNLTIKDQTKNIEFPANVVVEGTNLTAKASFSINRNDWGVTYGSGLSGAIGDKIISDNIDYKVSLKATKN
- a CDS encoding SMI1/KNR4 family protein: MEFKTQLIRIQSKINLLFLRDEDHFLFGASQHHYKLNPPKREDEVAWFEQQNGIRLPPDYRAFLLQLGNGGAGPYYGMLQLESGKIDDLDDPKADQLLDLSKPFLYTEAWNMEFPEDHVLRATMKQEVYYHTKWVNGLLRIANYGCGTFINLVTNGPEYGKIWVDDRQNEGGIYPDHLRKNTKRLTFLEWYELWLDQMLAYEGLPSIASLGGRAPSS
- a CDS encoding AraC family transcriptional regulator, whose amino-acid sequence is MKVSYYTLPPPPALAGIVRFFWVFEIQGIDGNPYIYRSMADGCAELVFHYKGPFTELKSNNRGATFKACLHSQTMHHRRFEVCEDFGIFGAYIFPFALPRLFGYPASALANEMPDLVALMGQDGRILEERILSADDNLQRTDILSLFLLQRLAENSIQNQRTQRAVQLMIHQKGQIKIDKLADSMGISQRQLERTFKEYAGFSPKTFARILRFQSATNHYGTTKKTLTEIALDCGYYDQSHFIHDFSQFSGYTPSEYFLGVPEGIEYREI